In Candidatus Jettenia caeni, the DNA window CTTATTTACGATTACCTGGTAAATGTCGATCTCCTCAAGGTTGCTAAGCCGAATGCAGAATTTATCTACGTGGGTAAGCAGGGAGGAGCGCATACCCTTGAGCAGGATGAGATTAATAACCTTCTCGTAAAAAAGGCGCAAGAGGATAAAATAGTAACCCGGTTAAAGGGTGGTGATCCATATGTATTTGGGCGAGGCGGGGAAGAAGCGATAGTACTCTATGAGAACCATATACCATTTGAAGTAGTTCCTGGGATTACTGCCGCCATTGCTACTCCTAATTATGCAGGAATACCAGTTACCCATCGCGATTTTACTTCCACCTTTGGACTTATTACCGGACATGAAGATCCCACGAAAGATGAAAGCTCCATCGATTGGAGCAAAATCAGCACGGGAATTGGTACATTGGCCTTTTACATGGGAATTAAGAATCTCCCTTATATCACGGAACAACTCATAAAACATGGCCGTTCGAAAGATACCCCGGTTGCTGTAATTCGATGGGGAACGACCGCCCAGCAAAAAACAGTTGTGGGAACACTGGAGACAATTGTACAAAAAGCCAGAGACATCCGTCCGCCGGCAATTACCATCGTTGGCGAAGTCGTAAAACTCCGCAATCAACTCAACTGGTTTGAGACGAAACCGTTGTTTGGGAAAACCGTTGTCGTAACACGCTCAAGGGAACAGGCAAGTGAATTTGCTGATCAATTATACGAATACGGCGCCCGTGTCATTGAATTCCCAACCATTGAGATTGCAAAACCTGATACCATTCAACCACTGGATGACGCTATCACCAATATTCATGCTTACGATTGGCTTGTGTTTACGAGTATCAATGGCGTTGATAGCTTTTTTCAGCGTCTGCTTGAACTGGGGAAAGATATTCGTGACCTTAAAGGCATTAAGTTTTGTGCTATCGGTCCTGCAACAGAGGAAGGAATCAGAAGATATCATATAAAGGTAGATTGCAGACCGCCTAAATTCGTTGCAGAATCTGTTGTAGAGGAACTAAAGAAGGTAACGGTTATAAAAGGTAAGAAATTCCTGCTGCCAAGGGCAGATATTGCCAGAAGCTTTCTACCCGAAGAACTTGAGAAATTAGGGGGAAAGGTTGCCGATGTGGTGGCTTATAAAACCGTTATGGCACAACCTAAGGACATAAATCTTGTTGACAAAATCAAACATGGTGAAATCAACTTCATTACCTTCACAAGCTCTTCTACGGTAAGGAACTTTGTTCAAATCATTGGTGAGAAAAACATCGCTTCGTTGAATGGAAAAGTTCAGTATGCCAGCATCGGCCCTATTACTACCCAAACCGCAGAAGAATTGGGATTCCGTATTACTATCAAAGCCAAGGAATACACCATCCCCGGGTTAGTAAACGCCATTCTGGAAAGCAGTATTCCACATAGTGACAGTTAAGCCACGAGAATTTACACGAATAAGCACGTATAACTTATAATTTCTGTCCTGTAACATTTCATATACATACGGCAATCTACCGGATATTTTATTGGAGATAGCCACATGAGATTTATCCATAAATATACTTAAAATACATGGTTGGTAAAGAGAGATAGATGCCGTGAAAAATAACCGGGGCTTTACGATAATTGAATTAATCGTTGTTTTAGTTGTTATAGGAATCGTTGCCGGTGTAGCCTTGCCCAGATATGCGGGATCTCTCGAATCCCTTAATTTTAAGAAAAAAATGTCGGATATCGTATTCTTTTTTAGAGAAGCGCGTATTAAGGCGATATCAACTGCCGGAACAACCTATGTTGCCCTTGACCTCCATAATGGATACTTTTGGAACGAGGATAAAAAGGTGCTTCAGTTACCTCCCGAGATACAGATTTTTACTAACAAAATTGAGGCCCGGAATGAAAAAACAAAGACATTCGAATTTTATCCGAATGGGACTGCGCAAGAGGAAATAGTAGGTTTTGTTTGTGACAAAACAACAGCCATATTACACGTAGAACCATTAGGCGGGTTGGTCTATTTCAGAATGAATGAAGAAATGGATCAGACTGTGCGCTATGCAAGAAACAGCGATGTATTGAGCGAAAAGGAAATACTACAACGTATACCTGTTGATAAAAAAGAGGATTTTGATACGTTCGTAGAAATTGTATCTGATGAAGAAACCTTAGATGACGATTTTTATGAGGATGACACGTTATATGAAGAAAAAGAATTTTCTTATGAGGAGAGAAGAAATGAATAAATATGAACATATTCGATTTGTCTAGGTATGAGATCTTATGTGTTTCATTGTTTCTCCTATCAGAGAAACAACAAAATTTCTAGATTCTTCAAATTATATGGAGTGATGTAAAAATGGGAAAGAAACTTGTACTGCGGGTATTAAAAAAAGACGGTTTTACTTTGCTTGAGTTATTGATTGTAATGATTATTATTGGGCTGCTTGCCGCATTGATTGGGCCTAAAATGATCGGTCGTGTTGGTGAATCACGCCAAACGGTTG includes these proteins:
- a CDS encoding secretory pathway protein — protein: MKNNRGFTIIELIVVLVVIGIVAGVALPRYAGSLESLNFKKKMSDIVFFFREARIKAISTAGTTYVALDLHNGYFWNEDKKVLQLPPEIQIFTNKIEARNEKTKTFEFYPNGTAQEEIVGFVCDKTTAILHVEPLGGLVYFRMNEEMDQTVRYARNSDVLSEKEILQRIPVDKKEDFDTFVEIVSDEETLDDDFYEDDTLYEEKEFSYEERRNE
- a CDS encoding uroporphyrin-III C-methyltransferase; protein product: MVYLVGAGPGDPRLITVKGLECIKKADVLIYDYLVNVDLLKVAKPNAEFIYVGKQGGAHTLEQDEINNLLVKKAQEDKIVTRLKGGDPYVFGRGGEEAIVLYENHIPFEVVPGITAAIATPNYAGIPVTHRDFTSTFGLITGHEDPTKDESSIDWSKISTGIGTLAFYMGIKNLPYITEQLIKHGRSKDTPVAVIRWGTTAQQKTVVGTLETIVQKARDIRPPAITIVGEVVKLRNQLNWFETKPLFGKTVVVTRSREQASEFADQLYEYGARVIEFPTIEIAKPDTIQPLDDAITNIHAYDWLVFTSINGVDSFFQRLLELGKDIRDLKGIKFCAIGPATEEGIRRYHIKVDCRPPKFVAESVVEELKKVTVIKGKKFLLPRADIARSFLPEELEKLGGKVADVVAYKTVMAQPKDINLVDKIKHGEINFITFTSSSTVRNFVQIIGEKNIASLNGKVQYASIGPITTQTAEELGFRITIKAKEYTIPGLVNAILESSIPHSDS